From the Cyanobacteriota bacterium genome, the window TGGTGCCATGGGTGAAACCTTGGGCAAGTTTCTTAGTGCTGCTGCCCAAAATCCGCAACTGTCTCGACTGCGCCCAACATTTAATGCCAATACTCCCCAAATCTCGGTAGAGGTCGATCGGGTTAAGGCCAACGCTCTACAAGTTTCCCCTCAAGATATTTTCAATACCTTGCAGATTTTCCTTGGCTCCACCTATGTCAACGATTTCAACCAGTTTGAGCGCACCTACCGAGTGTATGTGCAAGCAGACCAGAGGTTTCGTGCCAATCCTGAAGACATCAACAAGCTGTATGTTCGATCGCGGCGGGGTGAGATGATCGCCCTCAGCAATCTAGTCACGGTGAAGCAGACCATTGGCCCCTCTATCATTAGCCACTACAATCTGTTCCGCTCCATTGAGATTACTGGCGCTGCTGCACCTGGTGTCAGTTCTGGGCAAGCGATTAAAGCGATGGAATCGATCGCCAAGCAAGTATTACCTAGGGGCTTTGGCTTCCAATGGTCAGGACTATCTCTAGAGGAGGTCGAGTCTGGCGGACAGGCTATCTTGATCTTTGGCTTGGGGGTTGTCTTTGTGTACCTCACCCTAGCCGCCCAATACGAAAGCTATATTGACCCGTTAGTCATCATGCTGACCGTGCCTCTGGCCATCTTAGGGGCGTTGTTTGCAGTGCTGGTGCGGGGCTTAACCAATGATGTATACACCCAAATTGGCTTTGTTATGTTGATTGGGATGGCGAGTAAAAATGCCATTTTGATCGTGGAATTTGCCAATCAACTGCGGGCTGAGGGTTGGCCAATTACAAAGGCAGTGGTTGAAGCCTGTAGAGAACGATTACGGCCTATTTTGATGACTGCCATTTCTACCATCATTGGTGCTGTGCCGCTGTTTATTGCCTCTGGGGCAGGGGCAGCCGCCCGTCGATCACTGGGCACTACTATCATTGGGGGCATGGGCATTGCGACTCTCCTAAGTTTGTTTGTGGTTCCTGTCTTGTATATTGTGATCAAGTCGGCTGAAGCCCGCTTCTATGAGCGTCGCCAACTCGCGGCAACTGTAGCCATGGATGTTACAGGCCACGCCTATACCAATGACCACTATGGCGACAATGGTTACTACAACGGAACTAGCAGTAGCAAAATTTCCTCCACAGACCACCAGTATCCTGATCTCAGCAATAAAGCCGATGCTAAATCCAGCAGAGCTAGTGATCACAGTTACCCCGATTGAGCACCCTTGACCATGCAGCAGGATGCTCAGTTCGACTCTACAGGACAGTATCGCTATAGCCTGTGGCGACAGTGGAATGCCGAGGGCGATCGCCTAGTTTTTATCATGCTGAATCCCAGCACTGCCGATGCTCAGCACAATGACCCCACCATTCGTCGCTGTCTAGGGTTTGCCCGGCGATGGGGCTATGGCTGCTTGGTGACGGTCAACCTGTTTGCCTACCGCACGCCCTATCCTCACCATCTCTGCCGGGTTCCTGACCCCGTGGGGCCAGAGACCGATCGCTATCTGCTTCAGGCCGTGCATCAGGCCGATCGGGTGATTGCTGCTTGGGGGAATGCAGGTCAGCTCTGGCGCGATCGGGTGTGCCACGTGCTGCACTTAGTTACACCTAACATCCCCCTGTGGTGCCTAGGACTCACAACCCTTGGACAACCACGCCACCCCCTCTACGCCAAAGCTGACTCAGTTCCTATTCCTTGGGATGGGAGGATAGGGACTAGCCCCAGTCGTTGACGATCGCCGATCGCGGTAAGCTGAATTAACTGCCAAATTCTACCCAGCATACCGTGAGCCGTATCCACAACATGACCAAAACCACCAAAGACCTAGGCAAATTAGGGGAAGATTTAGTGGCCCGTTGGCTAGTGGATCAAAGTTGGCAGGTTGTAGCCCAAGGCTGGCACTGTCGTTGGGGTGAGTTAGATATCGTTGCTCACCACGCGGCAGACGCAACCCTAGCCTTTGTGGAAGTCAAAACCCGCAGCCGGGGCAACTGGGATATGGATGGCCTGTTAGCCATCACCCCACAAAAACAGCAAAAGCTGTGGCAGGCAGCCCAGCTATTTCTGGCAGACTATCCTGACCTGGTAACCTCGGCCTGTCGCTTTGATGTAGCCCTAGTACACTGTCGGCCTATACCTGTGCCCTCTGCATCAACACGATCGCCCCTCCTATCGGTAATCACCAATCCAACACCGATGCAACTAGGGCAGCTTCAGCTAGGGCAGCCCGTGGATTACCATGGCTATCGTCTCGTCCTACAGGATTACATCATCGCTGCATTTGATAGTATTTGAGCAACCTATGGCTAGCAAAGAACCTAGCCTACTCTAGGCCATCAATCCCCAGTGGGGAGTAGCGCACACGCAACACCAACCCTAGGGTGATTTGTTTTGCAATCCAGTACAAGCTAGCCAAAATCAAGCATGTGACCACCATAACTAAGACAGAGCGCTGACTGGTCAGGTCATCTAGGGTGCTGATCAGGACATTGCCAGGGTCAGTGACTAAATCCCAACTGTGGAAGCGGCGAAATCTACCCAAATAGATGCCGATCGCGCATAGGGTATGGGTTGCCAACTCAGACCAATGAATGTAGCGATCGTGCTACGCCGCTAGGCATCCGTTGCTCCGCCATCCCCTGCCAACTGTGCCAACATTGCCTGGGTGAGGGGATGATCGGAGAGTTCCCCCGCCTGCCCCGCCACCACCGCTGCTTGCAGACAGGTACGGAAATTGTTCCGCACTGTTTGGGTGCTGGGATGGTCTTGCCCCAACACCTGAAGCAAAATCTCCAGACTACGGACATAGCGGGGTTCCGCCTCGGCGTAGCGCCCCAGGGCACGGTACAACTCAGCCAGATTGTTACTGGCCTTGGCTACCCCTAGGTTGTTCCCTAGGGTTTGGTAAAGCTGGAGTGCCTCTTGGTATGCCTGCTCGGCCCTGGGGTAGTCGAGATGAGATTTATAAGCCTGCCCCAGTTGGTGCAGCAGGTCGGCGCGGCTGGGGCTGGGGCTGCGATACTCTTGCAGCAGGCGATGCAACAGGTCAAACCGTTCGGGGGCGACGGGCAACAGCCGCTGGGTGTTGGCAATGGGCACTAGGGCAGACAGAGCTTGGTCGGGGGGAGGCAGGTCACTAGGCAGGCGCACCTCCATGGATTTCCAGGCCCAGACATCGGGTGCAAACTGGGCAAAGCGAGTAACAGCATAGCTGGGCAGCCAAAACAGCACAGGATAGGGGAGTTGGCGGGCATAGGTGTCGCGGGCAAAGTTAAAGTTGCTAAGCAGGGGGGGATGGTCGCCGTAGCCGCCGATCGCCCGTTCTAGCCCTGTCAGCAGCAACACCGGCTTTTTCTCTGGCACCAGAGGCACCTGCTTAAGGGCAGTGGTGATGGCATCGAGTAGGTAGCGCAGGTCAGGCTGGTCAAGGTGCAGGAGCACCCACTGGATGTGGGCAGTGTCAGCCCGGTGGGTCAAGGCTTGGATGGCTAGGGTGCGATCGCGCTCCAGATCAACCTCCACGATGCCCACGGTAAACCCCTCCGATAGGTCGGCAAACAGGGCAATCTTGTCCAGCGCCTTGGCATGACGGGCAACAAAGGCTGGCTCCAGCATGGCTAGCTCAGCCAGATCACTGGGATTGGGTGAGGGCAGCGAGGGCTTGTTGGAAAGCATTGATGTTCAAAACGGTAGGATGGGGATAGTTCCAGCGTTGCTGACCGTTATATTCCAGCACGGCGGTGTTAAACAGGGTTTGTTGGCCAATGTCATCATTGGTTGCTCGTTTGGTGCGATAGGTTGCGGCAATCGCGGGGTAGTGGGCAGCGGGAATTTGCCGCTCAAAACTAAACTGCAATTGCTTGATGGCATAGTCCACATCATCGGTTTGCAGGGTCGAGTGTCCCCGTCCGATCGCTGTTAGGCAAGCTTCTCGCATCATCTGCATCAGGTGGCGCACATGCCCCTCCACTGGCTTTGATCATCTGGTACAGTTCCTGCTCCGAGGCAAAGATTTTAGAGGTGTCCATGCGCCGTTCTAGCAAATTAACCAAGGCTTGCAGCCCAGCCTCGTTGTAGTCGAGGCGATCGGCGGTTTGGGCAAACTCGTAGATGTTGACCATCGGCACAATGGTGGGTCTGTCAAAATCGGTGCCAATTCCCCGTGGTGAGTAGAGGGTAGAAATGGGGACAGTGTAGACAATGGTGCAGCGCAGTTCTTGCACCTGAGCCGCATAGTCAAAAAATAGACGATTGGCCACATGGGGCGGGCAGCGATCCAGGTTATCCAGGATGATTAAAATTCCCTTGTACTCAGGATATTTCTACCGCAGCTTGCGGGTGCAATCATCCAGCAACAGATTGACATTAAACTTCAGCCGAGAAAAATCCTGTTCTAGGTCGCGGCGAATTGTGGTTTTGGTTTTGGCACCCCCCTTAATCTGGGAGGTGAGTTTTGCCAGCAGCTTAGCCAAAAATGGGATAGGAAACGGACTCTCGCCCCCCAAGGTCACTTCACCTTCGATGGCGATCGAGCTTTCTACAGATTTCTCCGTTTCTTGGGTCACCTCGGCAAACCAGCCTGCAATGTTATCCAAAATATCCTGGGCAACCCGGATCCCCAACCGCCGCATTTCATACTCCACATACTAGGCAATCAGCAGGTACAAATCGACATATTCCACATCGTTAATATCCGTCACCTCATCGGCTTCCAGATAAACCACATGGTAGAAGCGCTTCCAGTCACGCTCCAGCAGATGCAGTTCTGTGCTTTTGCCACAACCCCGGTGCCCCGTAAACAAAATCGTGCTATGTTCCTCTGGCTCCTGCAAATCTAGCTGAGAGGTGATGTTCATCATTGCCTCAGTCTTGCGGGCATCGCCAAGCTGCACATAGTAGCGATCGAGGTCATCCCCCTCCAGAGGTTTTAGATCACAGAGGCGATAGGCTGCACGCAGATTGGTAGCTCGCTCAGCGGGCAATGAACCCATAACATAGCACTTGTAAGGAATGCAATGCTATTCAGTATAGCCTAAACCCAGTTACCACCTGATCAACTAACCATCCCTTGGTCTGGGGTTGGTCTAGATTCAGCAGGGTATAGGGATACTGGTTCCTAATCTGTAGGAATTCCAAGTAGCAATGAGACAGTAAGCAGTACATTTGTTCTGGAGAGCAACACCTTTTTGTGAAGGTACTGGCAACTTGCACCGTCCCGTCAGTATCCGCCCCCACCCTTGTATAGTCATTCCAGGTTAGCAGAGACGTTCGCAGCTACTCTCCCTCACTTTGGGAGAAGGAGGGTTGGGGTAAGGGCAACTGTTTCAAGCTAGGTTGAAACGGCCATATCTTGCTCTCTTCCCCAGCTAGGGGTCAAAAACCCCCCATCCACAGACACCGACCAGGGTTACATCAAGTCCCCTTAGCCTTGGGTTTATAGGTGGAAGCAACATAAAGTTCCTTTAACTGCTGCGGATCTACGTCAGAGGGAGCATTGGTCAACAGACAGCGAGCTTGCTGGGTTTTGGGGAAGGCGATCGCATCCCGAATCGACTCTTCCCCCGCTAGCAGCATGACCCAGCGATCGATCCCGTAGGCAATACCGCCGTGAGGGGGGGCACCATACTCAAAGGCTTCTAAGAAAAACCCAAACTTATCTTGAGCTTCCTCAGGCGAGAGGCCAATTAGCTCAAACACTTGGGTCTGTAGCTCTGGCTGGTGGATACGGACACTGCCACCGGCTGCCTCAAAACCGTTGAACACCAAATCATAGGCTAGGGAGCGAGCAGTCTTGAGGTCGTCAACATCTTCTGGGTAGGGAGCTGAGAAGGGGTTATGGGCAGCATCGAGGCGCTTTTCCTCTGGAATCCATTCAAACATAGGAAAGTCTACTACCCACAGCAGGTTAATGGCCTCTGGGTCAATTAAGCCTAGTTCTCGTCCCAAGCACTGCCGTAGGCGATCCAGCGTTTTGTTAACCGTTGCCTTGTCACCTGCTCCAAACAACAGCAAGTGTCCAGCCTGTGCCCCCGTTCGTTGCAAGATTGCCTGCTTCTGGGCATCCGTCAGATTGTCTTTAATAGCGCCGATCGTGTCAATCTCGCCATCTGCACGCACGCGAATGTAGGCCAGACCCTTGGCTCCCATATCCGTAGCTTCTTTGAACAGGTCTCCACCCGGTTTAATGCGCACATTTGACACCAGATCGTTGCCACCAGGTATGGGCAAAATCTTAACAATGCCGCCCTTGGCCACAGCTTCTGCAAACACCTTGAAGCCAGAGTCTTTGACCACATCAGACACATCCACCAACTCTAGCCCAAAGCGCGTATCAGGCTTGTCAGAGCCATAGCGATCCATAGCTTCTTGGTAAGTCAGCCGGGGAAAGGGACGGGGATAGTCAATGCCCTTTAGGGTTTTCAGCAGATGGCAGACCAAGCCCTCATTCAGCGCCAAGATTTCATCCCGCGTCATGAAGCTCATTTCCATATCCAACTGGGTGAATTCTGGCTGACGATCGGCACGCAAGTCTTCATCCCGAAAACAGCGAGCAATTTGGTAATAGCGATCGACCCCCGCAATCATGAGAATCTGCTTGAACAGTTGGGGCGACTGGGGCAAGGCAAACCATTCGCTAGGATTCACCCGCGAGGGCACCAAATAGTCTCGCGCTCCCTCTGGAGTAGACTTGGTAAGGATGGGGGTTTCCACCTCTATGAACCCTTCTACGTCCTCCAGATAGCGACGGATGGCCTTAACCAGCTCATGGCGCAGTTTTAGATTTTGGCTCATGCGCTCTCGCCGCAGGTCTAGGTAGCGGTAACGCAGGCGCAACTCTTCCCGCACGGGTTCTGCTTCAGCACTCGATACCTGAAAAGGCAACTGACGGCGAACGCTGTTCAACACTTCGATGTAATCGGCGTAGATTTCCACCTCGCCCGTAGCCAGTTTAGGGTTTAGGGACTCGTCTGGTCGTTGGGTAACTCGTCCTATTACCTTGACCACGTATTCGTTGCGCAAGGATTCAGCCAGGTGGTAAGAGTCAGGGGTGCGGTTGGGATCGCTGACAATTTGGACGATGCCCGACCGATCCCGCAGGTCGAGAAAAATTACTCCACCGTGATCTCGGCGACGATCAACCCACCCAAACAAGGTAACGGTTTCACCAATGTGCTCGGCATTGAGTTGACCACAATAGTAGGTACGCATGGCTTCGAGAGATATCCAAATCGGCAGAGTTAACTAGCCTATTCTACTGGTTGCCAGTGGTTCTTTTCATGGCTATCGTCACCAAGATATCACCTTGTCACAGCCGACAAGCACCACACCAAGTTTTCGTGATCAGGCGATCGGCTTGGAAGACTGCCGTAGCTGTACCCTGAGACGTTCTCCAGCTATAGACCACCATGGGAGCACCCTCAGCCGTCTGGGTACGCATTTGTTCCTGCCCTGGATGCCCGAAGATGGCTTGGGCTGCTTTTAGGGTCATGCCAGACTCTAGACGGTTGAAGGCCGTTGCCATGGTGGTGCTGGTAACCACAGGCATGGGCGATGAGGTTGTCAGGACAGCATTGGGATCACTGACTACTAGGGGATTAGGACTGGGGGGCGTAATTTCAGAATGCCGAAGTCCAGAGATTTTGGCAACCAGTCGATCGTTAATGAAATAAAGGGTGACGTCTCCGTTCTGGAACTGCCACTGATAGGCGGTTTGCACACCTGAGGCTACGGTCTGGCGATTTAGGGCGCGATCAGGCTGGCCAATTTGCTTCACCACAGCAGTCAGCGTCATCCCTGAAGCCAGCGCTTCATAGTTCTGGGCATCCAGCGATCGCTCTCGATTGCTAGTGGGAACCGCCGAGGGTAGGGTAATACCAGTGTCTTGGTTGCTAGAGGTGGGGGTGCTGTTGGTCGCCGGTTGAGAAACTGGGGCATTGCTGGTCGGCTGGTCAGCACAGTAGGCCACTCCACTGCGCAGATCAATCCGAACATTGGTGCAGTCTAGGGTTTGGCTGTGGGCAATCGATAGGGTGAGCTGGGGAACCAGCGCCATGAGCAATCCCAACCATAGCAGCCAGCAAACCTTAGCAGGACGAGAGTTCAGGGCAAATGTTTTGGAGTGTTGCATTATTAACATAACCCTTGGACACTTAGGCATAGTCACCCTACAGTGGTATCACACCTTAGTTGAAATGAGACGGTTTATGCAGAGTAGCAACCGCTTGGTTCTGTGGCAACAGGTCTGGGGACTAGCAGCAGTGCAGGGGGCAATTTCTCTTTGCTGGTTGTTGTATCGGCTATATCTCCCCCAGCTTCTAGTACAGTTTGGCCTGTCACCGGGTTTGGAGCGTCCCCTCTTGATTGTGGAAGACATGATTGCGACAGCCATAGAGCCTGTGATGGGAGGCTTGTCCGATCGCGCCCAATATTGGCTAGGCAGTCGCTTTCCTTTGATTGCTATGGGGGTCATTGCAGCCGCCTCGCTGTTCATTAGCATTCCAGCAATCGTCCTCCTAGGGCAACCCTCCCGATTTCTTCAGATTACGTTGCTGATTGTACTGGTAGGCTGGGCACTAGCCATGGCATCATTCCGTAGCCCCGTCACTTGTCTACTAGGCATCTACGCTACGGTTACTACTCTGCCGCAGGCGGCAAGTATCCTCACCCTGACTGGCAGTTTAGTAGGAGCACTGCGCCCACTAGCTTCCAGCATGATTCTGGGTTTGGGGCCAGCGCTTACCTTTACCATCGGCTCTGTTAGCCTATTAGCTGCCTCTGCTGTGCTCCGGGCCGTCCATCCACCTTTTATGACCACCCCAAGTGAGACATCCCATGCAGACTCAGCTAGTTCTCCGCGATCGCTACCCAGCCCTATGCCGTGGCTNNNNNNNNNNCTAATCCTGCTGGCCCTTGCAGGGTTAGGAGCATCGTGGGGCATTCGCTTGCTGCTAGGAGAAATCTTTCCACGGCTTTTGACGATCAGTGTCCCTAACCTGAACTTGACTATAGTAATGGGACTGGTGTCGATCGTCCTTGGGGTTGTGGCCATACCCTTGGGAATTGCTGCCACCCGCTGGGGTAATCACCGCTTGATGCTTGCTAGCATCGTCACCATGATCGCTGACCTGGGGATCACCTTGATGAACCAGCAGCCGATCGTAGTCGGGCTTGAAGTCATCATCCTAGTTGTAGCAACTAGTACAGTCTTGAATGGTGTGATTCCCTTGGCGCTATCTGTTATGCCCCCAGAGCGGGGTGGCTTGGGAATTGGCTGCTATTTTGGCGGCTTCACCGCAGGTATGGCCCTATTCAACACCCTAATCGTCAAATCGGGTGATTTAGCCTTTGATATTGTTGCTCGCCTAGCGATCGTTGCCTTTGCGGTTGCAGGCTTGGGGATATTGTTTGCAGGAGACAATCGCTCCCAGCACCCTACAGCCCAACCGTCAGCCTAGAGCTTTGGATAGCGCTGGCGTTGATAGGCCAGTAATCCTGCCCCTGCTAGCGCTAACCCAGCAACTGTCATTGGCTCTGGAATGGCCGCACCACCTCCGGGCACAGGTTCTCCATCATCTGGTGGATTCAGCAATACTGGCCCTACCCAGTTAGAGTCAAGTGCCTTAACGCCATAAGCATAATCGACACTAGGGCCATAGTCTGAACGAGACCGAGAGGCAATATCAACCCGATGAATGGCAACCAACGGTTTACCATCGTTCCAAATCTCAGCGTATAGATAATTCACGGCACTGCCGTAAACCGGATAGTAGGCTGACGTAACTGGGAATTCGTACTGGTTGATGTAGCCACCGTATAGGTCAGCTAGACTGTAGGTTCTGCCGCGATGGGCTAGAAAAAAATCCACAAACTGCCATTCCCGCTGCCGATAACTAAACGCACTGCTATTGTCCGTAACATCGATTCTGGGATTGTCAAGATCGATCGTTACTCGCCCTTCACTCACAGCCCCATCCTGCCAAGTAACTGTAAACTGATACAGCCCATAGGCTTGAGCAGCATTTGCCCCAAAAGTGGCTATGCCTAAGACCAGGCTGAAAATTGATGCTTTAATGCTTGCAATCATACGTAATACCCTTGCTACATCGTTGGCAACAGCGTTGGCAACACTGCTGTTTGACAATCGGCTTCAACTCTTGGCCACCTACGCCGAGCATCCATATTCACCCAAGATGCTCTAAACATATTGCCAGGCCTGTAGACTCAACCCCGGTAGACTTAGGCAAACAATACTCCAGACAGAATCCATCAACAGTCACAAAACATCTAAATGCTTACCACATCTTTACAAAAAACGGTAGATTCCCTATGGCGCTTCATTGAATTTTCACTAGCTGCACACTCTGTGCTCAGTAATTCTACGAGCAAACCCTCTGAACCAGATATAGCAATACACAATCTTGTTAGGACGTTGTAGTGAGAACTTAAGTCCTTACTATGAGCCATACCAGCAAGCCCCTTGTCTTGATCAACCAGTTTTTGCTATGGCTGCGTTGCTGCTGTCCACACACGACTTTTTCAGCCCAGTAGAATCAAGTTGAGGTTGGGATCAACCTATTTCTGAGCATCTAATCTGCTCATCCCTTGCAGTAAGGGCGTAAAATCTAGTCAGCTTGATTATTAAACAACGAATTCAATACAACATCAGTTTTTAGGAGCATAGCCTTGAACGCAACCCCACTTAAGACCGCTAAATCAGAAGAAATCTTTGCTGCTGCCCAAAAGCTTATGCCAGGAGGCGTGAGTTCGCCTGTGCGGGCATTTAAGTCCGTGGGTGGCAACCCGATCGTGTTCGATCGTGTACAGGGTGCCTACATTTGGGATGTAGACGGTAACCAGTACATTGACTACGTGGGCACGTGGGGGCCTGCCATCTGTGGTCATGCCCATCCTGTGGTGATAGAAGCTCTGCAAGCAGCACTGCACAAGGGCACTAGCTTTGGTGCGCCCTGTGTCTTAGAAAACGTATTAGCCGAGATGGTGATTGACGCGGTGCCCAGTGTAGAAATGGTGCGATTTGTCAACTCTGGTACAGAAGCCTGCATGTCTGTGCTGCGACTCATGCGGGCATTTACAGGCCGGGAAAAACTGATTAAATTTGAGGGCTGCTATCACGGTCACGCAGACATGTTTCTCGTTAAGGCTGGCTCTGGCGTGGCCACATTAGGCTTACCTGACTCCCCCGGTGTGCCTAAGTCTGTAGCTAGTAACACTCTCACTGCACCCTTCAACGACCTAGAGGCTGTCAAAGCCCTGTTTGCCGGAAATCCTGACCAGATTGCTGGTGTGATTCTAGAGCCTGTGGTGGGCAATTCTGGATTCATCCCACCCGATGCGGGTTTTCTGGAAGGGCTACGGGAACTCACTCGTGACCACGGGGCACTCTTGACCTTTGACGAGGTGATGACTGGTTTCCGGATTGCCTACGGTGGCGCTCAGGAAAAGTTTGGGGTAACCCCAGACCTGACAACCCTAGGGAAAGTGATCGGGGGCGGATTACCAGTAGGTGCCTATGGCGGCAGACGCGACATTATGGCGATGGTGGCTCCCGCAGGGCCAATGTATCAAGCAGGTACGTTGTCAGGTAATCCCCTAGCAATGACCGCTGGCATTAAGACTCTGGAGCTATTGCAGAAACCAGGTACCTATGAACATCTCGATCGCATTACCAAGCGCCTTACCGATGGGCTGTTGCAAATCGCCAAGGAAACGGGTCATGCAGCCTGCGGTGGTCAGATTAGTGGCATGTTTGGCTTTTTCTTCACTGAGGGGCCAGTGCGCAACTATGAGGATGCTAAAGCGTCTGATCTGCAAAAGTTTAGCCGCTTCCACCGGGGTATGTTAGAGCAGGGCGTGTATTTAGCTCCCTCACAGTTTGAGGCTGGCTTCACCTCCCTAGCCCATACTGACGAAGACATCGATCGCACTCTAGCGGCTGCCCGCACAGTGATGGCGAGTCTGTAGGCTACCGGCCAGCGGTCAAAATCTGCTCTGCGGTCAAGGTCAAGGGGGGAAACGTAGGGGAGACGATCGTCGCTGTGCCCTCAAATCNNNNNNNNNNNNNNNNNNNNNNNNNNNNNNNNNNNNNNNNNNNNNNNNNNNNNNNNNNNNNNNNNNNNNNNNNNNNNNNNNNNNNNNNNNNNNNNNNNGCTGCATATTCCTGACGTTTCTCGATGTAGTCTCGACGGTAGTTGTCACTCTCTTCATCACCAGGGGAGACTACTTCTACCACCAACGCTGGGGCAGGCATTTCTAAGGTAATGAGCGATCGCTGATCACCCACTAAGGCTGCGGATCCTGCCTCGGTTAAAACGATCAAATCGGGGTATCGGCTCGTTGCCTTACTTCTAGGCGTTTCCAATTCTGTGCCACGGCGAAGTTGGGCTAAAGGCAGCAATCGGGAAAAGGTGACTAGCAGGAATAGGCCAATTAACACGTTGCGATCAGTCTCAGCCCCCATTTCCACTAGCACCCCATCCACCAGTTCATAGCGAGTCTCCGTGCCGTCGTCATAGTTCAGGTACTCCTCAAGGGTCATGGGGAGACGTATAGTGCTAGTCTGTAGCTTGCCAGAGGTGATCGTCATGGGCTGAATTGTCATCATCTCCACAGTTTTATCTTAAATCACCAGATTGCCCGCCAAGGTGCCAATGTCTCAAACCCACAGAAATCAACCTAGCGTCTCATCAGCAGTTCAGGGCATAATAATGTCATTTATGTAAACAGTTGTTACGTAACAGCCATGACTCATCCCTTCCTTGAGCGACTGCATCATCCCGATCGGCCTGTGATTGTTTTTGATGGGGCAATGGGCACCAATCTTCAGGCGCAAAACCTGACTGCTGAGGACTTTGGTGGAGCAGAGTATGAAGGCTGTAACGAGTATCTGGTTATTACCAAGCCTGAAGCTGTTGCTAGGGTACACCGAGACTTCTTGCAAGCGGGAGCTGATGTTATCGAAACCGACACCTTTGGGGGCAGCACCTTTGTGTTGGCAGAATACGGGCTAGGCGATCGAGCCTACGAGTTGAATAAGGCAGCGGCTGAACTAGCAAAGCGTGTTGCTGCTGAATTTTCTACCCCAGACAAGCCTCGTTTTGTAACTGGATCCATAGGGCCAGGAACCAAGCTGCCTACCCTAGGACATATCGATTACGACACCCTGAAGGCAGCATTCACCGTCCAAGCCGAGGGACTCTACGATGGCGGTGTGGATTTATTCACCGTAGAAACCTGCCAGGATGTATTGCAAATTAAAGCCGCCCTGAATGCCATCGAAGCAGTGTTTGCTCAAAAAGGTGAGCGCCGTCCATTAATGGTGTCAGTGACGATGGAAGTACAAGGCACCATGCTTGTTGGCACTGATATCAGTGCCGTGTTGGCTATCCTGGAACCTTACCCGATCGACATTCTGGGGTTAAACTGTGCAACTGGCCCCGATCGCATGGCTGACCACATTAAATACCTCACAGATCACGCCCCCTTCACTATTTCTTGCATTCCCAACGCAGGGCTGCCGGAGAACATCGGTGGTCACGCCCACTACAAACTCACCCCCATGGAACTACGGATAGCCCTACATCGGTTTGTGGAAGATTGGGGTGTGCAGGTGATTGGTGGTTGCTGTGGCACCCGTCCTGACCACATTGCCCAATTAGCAGAACTAGCCAAGGGCCTCAAACCCAAACCCCGCAATGTGCGCACCTATACCACTACCTCCGAACTTCGGCCAATATTTCACTACACCCCTGCTGCTGCATCCATCTATAGCGCCCAGCCTTACAACCAAGACAACTCATTCCTGATTGTGGGGGAACGCTTGAATGCTAGTGGAT encodes:
- the hemL gene encoding glutamate-1-semialdehyde 2,1-aminomutase, translating into MNATPLKTAKSEEIFAAAQKLMPGGVSSPVRAFKSVGGNPIVFDRVQGAYIWDVDGNQYIDYVGTWGPAICGHAHPVVIEALQAALHKGTSFGAPCVLENVLAEMVIDAVPSVEMVRFVNSGTEACMSVLRLMRAFTGREKLIKFEGCYHGHADMFLVKAGSGVATLGLPDSPGVPKSVASNTLTAPFNDLEAVKALFAGNPDQIAGVILEPVVGNSGFIPPDAGFLEGLRELTRDHGALLTFDEVMTGFRIAYGGAQEKFGVTPDLTTLGKVIGGGLPVGAYGGRRDIMAMVAPAGPMYQAGTLSGNPLAMTAGIKTLELLQKPGTYEHLDRITKRLTDGLLQIAKETGHAACGGQISGMFGFFFTEGPVRNYEDAKASDLQKFSRFHRGMLEQGVYLAPSQFEAGFTSLAHTDEDIDRTLAAARTVMASL
- a CDS encoding Uma2 family endonuclease, producing the protein MMTIQPMTITSGKLQTSTIRLPMTLEEYLNYDDGTETRYELVDGVLVEMGAETDRNVLIGLFLLVTFSRLLPLAQLRRGTELETPRSKATSRYPDLIVLTEAGSAALVGDQRSLITLEMPAPALVVEVVSPGDEESDNYRRDYIEKRQEYAA
- a CDS encoding PEP-CTERM sorting domain-containing protein (PEP-CTERM proteins occur, often in large numbers, in the proteomes of bacteria that also encode an exosortase, a predicted intramembrane cysteine proteinase. The presence of a PEP-CTERM domain at a protein's C-terminus predicts cleavage within the sorting domain, followed by covalent anchoring to some some component of the (usually Gram-negative) cell surface. Many PEP-CTERM proteins exhibit an unusual sequence composition that includes large numbers of potential glycosylation sites. Expression of one such protein has been shown restore the ability of a bacterium to form floc, a type of biofilm.); amino-acid sequence: MIASIKASIFSLVLGIATFGANAAQAYGLYQFTVTWQDGAVSEGRVTIDLDNPRIDVTDNSSAFSYRQREWQFVDFFLAHRGRTYSLADLYGGYINQYEFPVTSAYYPVYGSAVNYLYAEIWNDGKPLVAIHRVDIASRSRSDYGPSVDYAYGVKALDSNWVGPVLLNPPDDGEPVPGGGAAIPEPMTVAGLALAGAGLLAYQRQRYPKL